From Chryseobacterium sp. H1D6B, a single genomic window includes:
- a CDS encoding succinate dehydrogenase cytochrome b subunit: MLSTLSRKMLLCLTGLFLSFFLLIHFLGNLQLFLPQEQAHLQFNAYSHFLSGNILIKIVSYVLYASIILHAADGLVITMKNKKSGGTYRSDNRGRASKWYSRNMGILGTLILIFLVIHFQNFWYVYKFGTPPLDENGNKDLYILVVTVFKEWWYVIIYVISMIALCYHLIHGIQSAARTLGLYHPKFVKWFKTAGIAYSVMISIGFALMPVYVFFTAN; encoded by the coding sequence ATGCTGTCTACCTTATCAAGAAAAATGTTGTTGTGCCTCACGGGATTGTTCCTGAGCTTTTTCCTGCTGATCCATTTCTTGGGAAACCTGCAGCTGTTTCTTCCCCAGGAGCAGGCACACTTACAATTTAATGCCTACTCCCATTTTTTATCCGGAAATATTTTGATCAAAATAGTTTCATATGTGCTTTACGCAAGTATCATTCTTCATGCAGCAGACGGGCTCGTTATCACCATGAAAAATAAAAAATCCGGAGGAACTTACCGCTCTGACAACCGCGGAAGAGCAAGCAAATGGTATTCCCGGAATATGGGAATATTAGGAACTCTGATCCTCATATTTTTAGTCATCCACTTCCAGAATTTTTGGTATGTGTATAAATTCGGGACACCGCCTTTAGATGAGAACGGAAATAAAGATTTATATATTCTTGTGGTTACTGTATTTAAAGAATGGTGGTATGTCATTATTTATGTCATTTCTATGATTGCATTGTGCTACCATCTTATTCACGGAATACAGAGTGCTGCCAGAACGCTTGGACTTTATCATCCGAAGTTTGTAAAATGGTTTAAAACTGCCGGAATTGCTTATTCGGTAATGATAAGTATCGGTTTTGCTCTAATGCCCGTGTATGTATTTTTTACTGCTAATTAA
- a CDS encoding thioredoxin family protein yields the protein MKYSKIILIAGLLFFQLGFAQEKADAVLNKALTEAKAQKKNVLLVFHASWCGWCKMMEKNMKLPETKPLFEKSYITAYLSVQERGEKKNLENPGGQELMNKYKGENAGLPFWLMLNYKGEVLADSFDQKGDNLGAPATPEEVSSFLAKLEKTSKLTKEELQTIQKAFTKKE from the coding sequence ATGAAGTATTCAAAAATTATTTTAATCGCAGGTTTATTGTTTTTTCAGCTGGGCTTTGCACAGGAAAAAGCAGATGCAGTATTAAATAAAGCGCTTACTGAAGCCAAAGCACAAAAGAAAAATGTTCTTCTGGTATTTCATGCCTCATGGTGCGGATGGTGCAAGATGATGGAAAAGAATATGAAGCTTCCAGAAACAAAACCGCTTTTTGAAAAGAGCTATATTACGGCTTATCTTAGTGTTCAGGAAAGAGGAGAGAAGAAAAACCTTGAGAATCCCGGCGGGCAGGAGCTGATGAATAAGTATAAAGGAGAAAATGCCGGACTTCCGTTTTGGCTGATGCTAAACTATAAAGGGGAGGTGCTTGCAGATTCTTTCGATCAAAAAGGAGATAATCTAGGCGCGCCGGCAACTCCTGAAGAAGTATCTTCGTTCCTGGCGAAATTAGAAAAAACCTCTAAGCTTACAAAAGAAGAGCTTCAGACGATTCAAAAAGCTTTCACGAAGAAAGAATAA
- a CDS encoding S41 family peptidase, whose amino-acid sequence MDNFSKFYILVLLFLSSIAVNSCRSEEDAVPDFPDGSVESINVWVHDNMKRYYYWDGQMPSKPDYHLPVKKFFTSLLSQNDRFSSIVDTEDASTYLRTVRNMYGFDYAVLQLADGQITAVIKLVLQDSPAQNSGLQRGMIIKKINGSLITLSNAESLLNSIPDNTTLDLTVGEWKDGNSINEKDIKVYYGFTFNQPIISKIFNQNGKKTGYLYIYDFPDGMSHSLNQKFAEFKANGVKDLVVDLRYNYGGSVASAAVLCSLIPSGITADSPFIIYKGNKNGGEVKKTFAEQIAYDPAASDFTSLHANALGLNRVFILTSKNTASASEIVINNLKPYLQVIQAGGTTLGKDMAGFSITDERKPKKISWQLHPVIYKVYNADGEGEYSSGISPQVPIDEYASLPLLPLGQSDETLLQAVLGKIYSKSTNSEKTNSDVKILSESERPFSLSNSKRY is encoded by the coding sequence ATGGATAATTTTTCAAAGTTTTATATACTGGTTCTCTTATTTTTAAGCTCAATTGCTGTTAATTCCTGCAGATCTGAAGAAGATGCCGTTCCCGATTTTCCTGACGGAAGTGTGGAATCTATTAATGTCTGGGTGCATGATAATATGAAACGTTATTATTACTGGGATGGGCAGATGCCTTCAAAACCAGATTATCATCTTCCGGTAAAGAAATTTTTTACCAGTCTTTTATCTCAAAATGATCGTTTTTCAAGCATAGTGGATACAGAGGATGCTTCAACATATCTGCGGACGGTCAGAAATATGTACGGTTTTGATTATGCTGTACTTCAGCTTGCTGATGGACAGATAACTGCGGTGATAAAGCTGGTGCTGCAGGATTCCCCTGCTCAGAATTCAGGTTTACAACGCGGCATGATCATAAAAAAAATCAATGGAAGCCTGATCACTCTGTCTAATGCAGAAAGTCTTCTCAATTCTATTCCAGATAATACCACCCTTGATCTTACAGTAGGAGAATGGAAAGACGGAAATAGTATCAATGAAAAAGATATTAAGGTATATTACGGATTTACTTTCAACCAGCCGATAATATCTAAAATTTTCAACCAGAACGGCAAAAAGACAGGATATTTATATATTTATGATTTTCCAGACGGAATGTCGCACAGCCTCAATCAGAAATTTGCAGAATTTAAAGCCAATGGAGTAAAGGATCTTGTTGTTGATCTTAGATATAATTATGGCGGATCTGTCGCTTCTGCAGCGGTATTGTGTTCATTGATTCCTTCAGGAATAACTGCCGATTCACCATTTATTATCTACAAAGGAAATAAAAACGGAGGAGAAGTAAAAAAAACATTCGCAGAACAAATAGCATATGATCCAGCAGCTTCAGATTTTACATCACTTCACGCCAATGCGCTGGGATTAAACAGAGTCTTTATTTTGACATCTAAAAATACTGCATCTGCCTCCGAAATAGTGATCAATAATCTCAAACCTTACCTGCAGGTAATTCAGGCAGGAGGCACTACTTTAGGAAAAGATATGGCAGGGTTTTCTATCACAGATGAGCGTAAACCTAAAAAGATTTCCTGGCAGCTTCATCCTGTTATTTACAAAGTATACAATGCGGATGGTGAAGGAGAATACAGCAGCGGAATTTCCCCTCAGGTTCCTATTGATGAATATGCTTCATTACCGTTACTTCCATTAGGACAGTCTGATGAAACTTTACTTCAAGCTGTTTTAGGAAAGATTTATTCTAAATCTACGAATTCTGAAAAGACAAATAGTGATGTGAAAATACTTTCTGAAAGTGAAAGACCTTTTTCATTATCAAATAGTAAGCGGTATTAA
- a CDS encoding RDD family protein → MEKKYSKREYYLIGISSLIISILGIILSFNTFKILTSTQGFISPERKFVELNWIFKPFTLFIGTSKSAFDVWEIFLLTVLLAGSIMFFLKKGKETRLIGFVFSIILLSNIVGFLNMLYFFFYIRGKLEDAKYSKSMIVYLYPFMNAAYIFLSYTILKLIKKTKVLDVKQTEQSTTITDTPKWQRFFHYLIDTFVMLLVFCPLLFRIFDTLLVKNHFFREKLNNEFGWLLLIIILRFIYYPLFEIIFNSTPAKFLTESRVIDNVAEKPSAGIIFKRTLFRSIPFDAVSFFWKTGWHDSISYTHVVKEKRTGFKTVYLLIILAVLIPYVYLYYFGAQLISDFKTSKVNDRMIEYNSEYRKNSVENINKNQVFVIQPLGSSEYTTMALKIEDVKGDDVVCKVLVKKNSYEISYYDLEKLYETQKDSVAVYIFKKEDFANAVPKNVMENDETKRNGTYFFDKSRKYEINNIYTMNTPFIDEGTAAPDNSLDDHSQISKIYFENLGKSGKIVSIKNIEGGVVWKDKFPIEIKGSNNYRDQITVNTGNLKGRDEFIADMTILDSMKNEQKYRIEFQHAPYTKLSVYRLK, encoded by the coding sequence ATGGAAAAAAAATACTCAAAAAGAGAGTATTATCTCATCGGCATTTCTTCGCTGATTATTTCGATACTGGGAATTATATTATCATTCAATACATTTAAGATTCTTACAAGCACCCAAGGATTTATTTCACCTGAAAGAAAATTTGTAGAGCTCAATTGGATCTTTAAACCTTTCACACTCTTTATAGGAACTTCTAAAAGCGCATTTGATGTGTGGGAAATATTTTTATTGACAGTATTATTAGCCGGAAGTATTATGTTTTTTCTCAAAAAAGGAAAAGAAACCCGTCTGATAGGGTTTGTATTTTCAATAATTCTCCTGTCAAATATCGTGGGATTCCTGAATATGCTTTATTTTTTCTTTTACATCAGAGGAAAGCTTGAAGATGCAAAATATAGTAAAAGCATGATAGTGTACTTATATCCTTTCATGAATGCAGCATATATTTTTCTAAGTTATACAATCCTTAAATTAATAAAAAAAACAAAAGTTTTAGATGTAAAACAAACGGAACAGTCCACCACCATTACCGATACTCCAAAGTGGCAGAGATTTTTCCATTATCTTATTGACACCTTTGTGATGCTTCTTGTTTTTTGTCCTCTGCTTTTCAGAATTTTTGATACTCTTTTGGTGAAAAACCATTTTTTCAGAGAAAAACTTAATAATGAATTCGGCTGGCTTTTATTGATAATCATTTTGAGATTTATATATTATCCGTTATTTGAGATTATATTCAATTCCACACCTGCTAAATTCCTTACAGAATCAAGAGTAATTGATAATGTCGCTGAAAAACCTTCTGCCGGTATTATTTTCAAAAGAACGTTGTTCAGAAGCATTCCTTTTGATGCGGTATCATTTTTTTGGAAGACGGGATGGCATGATTCAATCTCTTATACACATGTGGTAAAAGAGAAAAGGACAGGTTTTAAGACAGTTTATCTTCTGATTATTCTGGCCGTTTTGATCCCTTATGTGTATCTCTATTATTTTGGAGCGCAGCTGATAAGTGACTTCAAAACATCTAAAGTAAACGACAGAATGATAGAATATAACAGTGAGTACAGGAAGAACAGTGTTGAGAATATAAATAAAAATCAGGTTTTTGTGATTCAGCCGTTAGGATCATCAGAATATACTACAATGGCTTTGAAAATTGAAGATGTAAAAGGTGATGATGTAGTTTGTAAAGTTTTAGTAAAAAAGAATAGTTACGAAATCTCTTATTACGATCTGGAAAAACTGTATGAAACTCAAAAAGATTCTGTAGCTGTTTATATTTTTAAGAAAGAAGATTTTGCAAATGCTGTTCCCAAAAATGTCATGGAAAATGATGAAACCAAACGAAACGGAACATACTTTTTTGACAAATCCAGAAAATATGAAATAAATAATATCTACACAATGAATACTCCATTTATAGATGAAGGGACAGCCGCGCCGGATAATTCTTTAGATGATCATTCTCAGATCTCTAAAATTTATTTTGAGAATTTAGGAAAAAGCGGAAAAATAGTGTCTATAAAAAATATCGAAGGCGGAGTGGTATGGAAAGATAAATTTCCGATAGAGATCAAAGGATCCAATAATTATAGAGATCAGATTACGGTGAATACAGGAAATCTAAAAGGGCGGGATGAGTTTATCGCTGATATGACGATTTTAGATTCAATGAAAAACGAACAGAAATATAGAATTGAATTTCAGCATGCTCCTTACACTAAACTGAGTGTATACAGATTGAAATAA
- a CDS encoding succinate dehydrogenase/fumarate reductase iron-sulfur subunit: MDLHLKIWRQKDQKSEGKLENYDLKDLNPHMSFLEMLDTLNEKLITEGDEPVEFDHDCREGICGQCGMMINGLAHGPLKNTTTCQLHLRSFKDGETIVIEPFRAEAFPVKRDLKVDRSAFDRIISSGGFVSINTGQAPDATAIAVTHQLAEEAFDSAACIGCGACVATCKNASAALFTSAKVTHMALLPQGKEERSERVIKMVKQMDNELFGHCSNTEACEIECPQGISVLNIARMNYEYSRALFFKRK; this comes from the coding sequence ATGGATTTACATCTTAAAATATGGAGACAGAAAGACCAAAAGTCAGAGGGGAAATTGGAAAATTATGATTTGAAAGATCTTAATCCGCATATGTCTTTTCTGGAAATGCTGGATACGTTGAATGAAAAACTGATCACTGAAGGAGACGAACCTGTAGAATTTGACCACGACTGCCGTGAAGGAATCTGCGGCCAATGCGGCATGATGATCAACGGTCTGGCTCACGGTCCGTTAAAAAATACCACGACATGCCAGCTTCACCTTCGTTCTTTTAAAGATGGAGAAACCATTGTCATTGAACCTTTCCGGGCAGAGGCTTTTCCTGTGAAAAGAGATTTAAAGGTAGACCGGTCTGCTTTTGACAGAATTATTTCTTCAGGCGGTTTTGTATCGATTAATACCGGACAGGCTCCCGATGCGACGGCTATTGCGGTTACCCATCAGCTTGCTGAAGAAGCTTTTGATTCCGCGGCATGTATTGGATGCGGTGCTTGTGTGGCTACCTGTAAAAATGCAAGTGCAGCGCTTTTTACTTCTGCTAAAGTGACCCATATGGCTTTACTGCCTCAGGGAAAAGAAGAAAGAAGCGAGAGAGTCATCAAAATGGTCAAGCAGATGGACAATGAATTATTCGGGCACTGCTCTAATACCGAAGCCTGTGAAATAGAATGTCCGCAGGGAATTTCAGTCCTGAATATCGCCAGAATGAATTACGAATACAGCAGAGCTTTATTCTTTAAAAGAAAATAA
- a CDS encoding T9SS type A sorting domain-containing protein, with the protein MKKIILLSVLVVSKLMSAQYPVWTNSFDSTNDMQGWSFHDLNGNGNGWVQGPNIYHNGTSLTYGSAGSLRYSISNVPSGNVAGFAAENDWAISPVIDLTSASGTITLAAYIGRQRTTHPVVGRYLYIFVSTAQKPVPALSDFQALAVDTNGTQIPSPYVIKAGGTSPFPADLTQFVESLVDLSAFAGKKIYIGLWSNRYAADDTNLTNININEMAIYASVLNTQDVKKVKNNSSVMQNPVAESLMLKLNPALKENAVTVTVFDMAGQSVLTSKYSREINAAGLSSGNYIAVVSDGILSEKVKFIKK; encoded by the coding sequence ATGAAAAAAATAATTTTATTATCTGTTTTGGTTGTATCAAAATTAATGTCCGCACAATACCCGGTTTGGACTAATTCTTTTGATTCTACTAATGATATGCAGGGATGGTCTTTCCATGATTTGAACGGAAACGGGAATGGATGGGTGCAGGGACCTAATATTTATCACAATGGTACCTCTTTAACTTATGGTTCTGCAGGTTCTCTTCGTTATTCAATAAGCAATGTTCCTTCAGGGAATGTAGCAGGATTCGCGGCTGAAAATGATTGGGCAATTTCTCCGGTAATCGATCTGACTTCAGCTTCAGGAACGATTACATTGGCCGCTTATATAGGAAGACAAAGAACAACGCATCCTGTGGTGGGCAGGTATCTTTACATTTTTGTAAGTACCGCTCAGAAACCTGTGCCGGCATTGTCAGATTTTCAGGCATTAGCAGTAGATACAAACGGCACCCAGATTCCCAGCCCCTATGTGATAAAAGCAGGCGGCACCAGTCCCTTTCCTGCTGATTTAACTCAGTTTGTGGAAAGTCTTGTGGATCTTTCTGCCTTTGCAGGAAAAAAAATCTATATCGGATTATGGTCAAATAGATACGCTGCAGATGATACCAATCTAACGAATATCAATATCAACGAAATGGCGATCTATGCGTCGGTTCTAAATACACAGGATGTAAAAAAAGTAAAAAATAACAGTTCGGTTATGCAGAACCCCGTAGCTGAATCCCTTATGTTAAAACTTAATCCTGCTTTAAAAGAAAATGCTGTCACGGTTACTGTTTTTGACATGGCCGGACAATCAGTTTTGACAAGTAAATATAGCAGAGAGATCAATGCTGCAGGGTTATCTTCAGGAAATTACATTGCTGTAGTATCAGATGGAATATTATCTGAGAAAGTGAAGTTTATCAAAAAATAA
- a CDS encoding anion permease, with amino-acid sequence MKEINIKNIAITFAFALIIWFIPVPDGVKPNAWHLFAIFAATILGIILKAAPMGTMCMMAVGFTALTEVAAPGDAGKSITKALSGFGDKVIWLIGISFFIARGFIKTGLGNRIAFLFIRIFGKSSLGLAYGLGLADVCLAPAIPSNTARGGGIIYPIMKSMAISFDSVPEKPETHRKLGSFLTLNSYYMNLISSSMFLTGTASNPMCQKFAANLGINITWMSWAAAGFLPGLAAFFIVPLVLYKLYPPELKKTGDAPKMAAQKLKEMGPISRNEWLMLLAFFILLALWIFGGSLSIDATTTAFIGLTLLLLTSVLTWEDVKSEKGAWDTIVWFAVLVMMASSLNELGFIGWFSDLIKMKIGGLSWYVAFPVIIIVYFFSHYIFASATAHVAAMYAALLGVGVAVGIPPMLLAMMLGFLGSIYGVLTHYGHGPAPVFFGSGYVELKAWWLRGLEIGIVLLIIYMVVGGLWMKVLGYY; translated from the coding sequence ATGAAAGAAATCAATATTAAAAATATCGCAATAACCTTTGCCTTTGCGCTTATTATCTGGTTTATTCCTGTGCCTGATGGTGTAAAGCCCAATGCATGGCACTTATTTGCTATTTTCGCGGCGACTATTTTAGGGATTATCCTTAAAGCAGCCCCGATGGGAACGATGTGTATGATGGCCGTCGGTTTTACAGCTCTCACAGAAGTGGCAGCTCCCGGAGATGCAGGAAAGTCTATAACAAAAGCGCTTTCCGGCTTTGGGGATAAAGTGATCTGGCTCATCGGGATCTCATTTTTCATCGCCAGAGGCTTCATTAAAACAGGATTAGGAAACCGTATCGCTTTTTTATTCATAAGAATTTTTGGTAAAAGCTCTCTCGGCCTGGCTTACGGATTAGGTCTTGCAGATGTCTGTCTTGCTCCTGCAATTCCCAGTAATACGGCCAGAGGAGGAGGCATTATTTATCCGATCATGAAATCGATGGCGATCAGTTTTGATTCTGTGCCTGAGAAACCTGAAACCCACAGAAAATTAGGTTCATTTTTAACCTTGAACAGTTATTACATGAATTTGATCTCTTCTTCCATGTTCTTAACAGGAACTGCCAGCAACCCGATGTGCCAGAAATTTGCCGCCAACCTCGGAATCAATATCACCTGGATGTCTTGGGCAGCAGCAGGCTTCTTACCTGGTTTAGCCGCCTTTTTTATAGTTCCTTTAGTTTTATACAAATTATATCCGCCCGAATTGAAAAAAACAGGAGATGCTCCTAAAATGGCGGCTCAAAAATTAAAAGAAATGGGTCCTATTTCCAGAAATGAATGGCTGATGCTTCTTGCCTTCTTTATTCTATTGGCTCTCTGGATTTTTGGAGGATCACTCTCAATAGATGCAACAACCACTGCTTTTATAGGACTTACCCTATTATTATTAACTTCGGTACTCACCTGGGAAGATGTGAAATCTGAAAAAGGAGCCTGGGACACTATCGTTTGGTTTGCCGTACTGGTCATGATGGCAAGTTCTCTTAATGAACTTGGATTCATCGGATGGTTCAGTGATTTAATTAAAATGAAAATCGGCGGATTAAGCTGGTATGTAGCATTTCCTGTGATTATTATAGTCTATTTTTTCAGCCACTATATTTTTGCGAGTGCCACTGCTCATGTTGCTGCAATGTACGCCGCTTTATTAGGAGTCGGGGTTGCAGTGGGAATTCCGCCTATGTTATTAGCCATGATGCTAGGTTTCTTAGGCTCTATTTACGGAGTGCTTACCCATTACGGACATGGGCCGGCTCCTGTATTTTTCGGAAGCGGGTATGTAGAACTGAAAGCATGGTGGCTCCGCGGACTCGAAATAGGAATTGTCCTTCTGATCATTTATATGGTTGTGGGCGGACTCTGGATGAAAGTTTTAGGATATTATTAA
- a CDS encoding fumarate reductase/succinate dehydrogenase flavoprotein subunit gives MILDSKIPNGPLEEKWTNYKKTAKLVNPANRKKLDVIVVGTGLAGSSIAASLGEMGYNVKSFCFQDSPRRAHSVAAQGGVNAAKNYKNDGDSVYRMFADTLKGGDFRARESNVYRMAECSLNLIDQAVAQGVPFGREYGGYLNNRSFGGVQVSRTFYARGQTGQQLLLGAYQALMRQVGKKTVELFSRHEMLDLVMIDGKARGIIVRNLDTGEIERHSAHAVVLATGGYGKIYYLSTLAMGCNGSAIWRAHKKGALMASPSWIQVHPTSLPQSGDYQSKLTLMSESLRNDGRIWVPSKNNETRKGNDIPEEERDYYLERRYPAFGNLAPRDISSRAAKERIDAGFGIGPLKNAVYLDFSKAIREQGKEKIQEKYGNLFDMYLKITGYDAYQEPMMISPSAHFSMGGLWVDYELMTTVPGLFALGEANFADHGANRLGANSLLQASVDGYFIAPYTIANYLSNEIHTGKISTEDPAFEKAENAVKKQIEELINIKGTKTVDHFHKTLGKLLYDYCGLARNEEGLKYAIEEIKKLKQEFYRDVRVSGHGNNMNTELEKAGRVADYFEIGELMCYDALTRNESCGAHFREEYQTPDGEALRNDAEYQFISAWAWTGEHTEPELIKEPLVFEEIQPTVRSYK, from the coding sequence ATGATTTTAGATTCTAAAATTCCAAATGGACCGTTAGAAGAAAAATGGACCAATTATAAAAAAACAGCCAAACTCGTCAATCCTGCCAACCGTAAAAAACTTGACGTCATTGTAGTAGGAACCGGGCTGGCTGGAAGTTCTATCGCAGCTTCACTGGGCGAAATGGGATATAATGTGAAATCATTCTGTTTTCAGGACAGCCCGAGGAGAGCCCATTCTGTTGCAGCGCAGGGCGGCGTAAATGCGGCGAAAAATTACAAAAATGACGGCGACAGTGTGTACAGAATGTTTGCAGACACTTTAAAAGGCGGTGATTTCAGAGCCCGCGAATCCAATGTGTACCGGATGGCTGAATGCTCTTTAAACCTCATCGACCAGGCGGTTGCACAGGGAGTTCCTTTTGGAAGAGAATATGGAGGTTATCTTAACAACCGTTCTTTTGGAGGGGTTCAGGTAAGCCGGACTTTTTACGCAAGAGGACAGACGGGCCAACAGCTTCTGCTGGGAGCTTATCAGGCTTTAATGAGACAGGTCGGCAAAAAAACAGTAGAGTTATTTTCAAGACATGAAATGCTGGATCTTGTTATGATTGATGGAAAAGCCAGAGGAATTATTGTGAGAAATTTAGACACTGGAGAAATAGAAAGACATTCGGCTCACGCTGTTGTTTTGGCTACAGGAGGCTACGGAAAGATCTATTATCTTTCAACATTAGCAATGGGCTGTAATGGTTCTGCGATCTGGAGGGCTCATAAAAAAGGAGCATTAATGGCTTCCCCAAGCTGGATTCAGGTGCACCCCACTTCCCTTCCGCAGTCAGGAGATTATCAGTCGAAATTAACCCTGATGTCTGAATCCCTCAGAAATGACGGGAGAATCTGGGTTCCTTCAAAAAATAATGAAACCAGAAAGGGCAACGATATCCCTGAAGAAGAAAGGGATTATTATCTGGAACGGAGATATCCCGCTTTTGGAAATTTAGCCCCAAGAGATATTTCCTCCAGGGCTGCGAAAGAAAGAATAGATGCAGGATTCGGGATCGGTCCTTTAAAAAACGCCGTATATCTTGATTTTTCAAAGGCCATCAGAGAACAGGGAAAAGAAAAAATTCAGGAGAAGTATGGGAACTTATTTGATATGTATCTCAAAATAACAGGATACGACGCTTATCAGGAACCGATGATGATCTCTCCTTCTGCGCACTTTTCAATGGGCGGATTATGGGTAGATTATGAGCTGATGACTACTGTTCCGGGATTATTCGCCTTAGGAGAAGCTAATTTTGCAGACCACGGTGCCAACCGTTTAGGTGCCAACTCTTTATTGCAGGCTTCTGTTGACGGATATTTTATCGCACCTTATACGATCGCGAATTATCTGTCTAATGAAATTCATACCGGAAAAATATCAACGGAGGATCCCGCATTTGAAAAAGCTGAAAATGCCGTTAAAAAACAGATCGAAGAATTAATCAATATCAAAGGAACCAAAACAGTAGATCATTTTCATAAAACCTTAGGAAAACTCCTTTATGATTACTGCGGGCTGGCTAGAAATGAAGAAGGATTAAAATACGCCATTGAAGAAATTAAAAAACTAAAACAGGAATTTTATAGAGACGTAAGAGTTTCCGGACATGGAAACAACATGAATACTGAATTAGAAAAAGCCGGACGGGTAGCCGATTATTTCGAGATCGGAGAATTGATGTGCTACGATGCGCTCACCCGGAACGAATCCTGCGGTGCCCACTTCCGCGAAGAATATCAGACGCCTGATGGAGAAGCTCTGAGAAATGATGCTGAATATCAGTTTATTTCCGCATGGGCCTGGACAGGAGAACACACAGAACCAGAATTAATTAAAGAACCGCTGGTTTTCGAAGAAATACAGCCTACCGTACGCAGCTACAAATAA
- a CDS encoding nucleoid-associated protein produces MFTKIIVHRVGNKINGESLILSQEELQLEEGMAEMLEDYFLGSFKTEETYQFYSDSYLVNNPVYSSVAEIFDDKAKFLWESENIAKHLFEAAENPRVQGGELFIVFFEDDREGDEKVDKIGIFKTEKRESFLKIFPQGDTFELEKDQGIGLGKIDKAALIYNNNKENGFVLSVVDNNKNGDMYYWFEDFLKVKQRDDEYFHTQEALMVYKDYVTKQLPQEFEVSKADQADFLNKSINFFKEKEEFKLDEFAAEVLGDQHVIESFVNFKTDYEQDMQINIAEEFPISEAAVKKTQRHFKSIIKLDKNFHIYIHGDRKMLEQGQDEKGKFYMLYFDKEV; encoded by the coding sequence ATGTTTACAAAAATTATAGTACACAGAGTAGGAAACAAAATCAACGGAGAATCATTGATACTTTCTCAGGAAGAATTGCAGCTGGAAGAAGGGATGGCAGAAATGCTTGAAGACTATTTTTTAGGTTCTTTTAAAACGGAAGAAACGTATCAGTTCTACAGTGATTCTTATTTGGTGAATAATCCTGTGTACAGCTCTGTGGCTGAAATTTTTGATGATAAAGCAAAATTCCTTTGGGAATCTGAGAATATTGCAAAACATCTTTTTGAGGCAGCGGAGAACCCAAGAGTTCAGGGCGGAGAATTGTTTATCGTATTCTTTGAAGATGATAGAGAAGGTGACGAAAAAGTAGATAAGATCGGTATTTTTAAAACTGAAAAAAGAGAATCATTCCTTAAAATATTCCCTCAGGGAGACACTTTCGAATTAGAAAAAGACCAGGGAATCGGTTTGGGTAAAATTGACAAAGCGGCTTTAATCTACAACAATAATAAAGAAAACGGGTTCGTACTTTCCGTGGTTGACAACAACAAAAACGGAGATATGTACTATTGGTTTGAAGATTTCCTGAAAGTAAAACAACGTGATGATGAATATTTCCACACGCAGGAAGCTTTGATGGTTTATAAAGATTATGTTACGAAACAGCTTCCTCAGGAATTTGAAGTTTCAAAAGCCGATCAGGCAGATTTCTTAAATAAATCAATTAATTTCTTCAAAGAAAAAGAAGAATTCAAATTAGATGAATTTGCTGCTGAAGTATTAGGAGACCAGCATGTGATCGAAAGTTTCGTGAATTTTAAAACAGATTACGAACAGGATATGCAGATCAATATTGCAGAAGAATTCCCGATCAGTGAAGCGGCAGTGAAAAAAACACAGAGACACTTCAAAAGTATCATCAAATTAGATAAAAATTTCCACATCTATATCCACGGTGACAGAAAAATGCTTGAACAGGGACAGGATGAAAAAGGAAAATTTTACATGCTGTACTTCGATAAGGAAGTTTAA